In one window of Larus michahellis chromosome 10, bLarMic1.1, whole genome shotgun sequence DNA:
- the CHST13 gene encoding carbohydrate sulfotransferase 13 isoform X1, giving the protein MRRSRAPRLALAACLGSFLLIVFYFQSSLNPAAEDGVMRSTWQGKAGRSPLQALYESDQFEQSSLQAVHQQRRELLSNICNRYTRKRRLLRPDDLRHLVVDDTHGLLYCYVPKVACTNWKRVMMVLTGQGKYRDPLEIPANEAHVSSNLRTLSEYSIPEINHRLRSYLKFIFVREPFERLVSAYRNKFTRSYNTAFHKRYGTKIIRRHRQEPSDKALERGDDVRFEEFVYYLLDPRTQREEPFNEHWERVHSLCHPCIVHYDVVGKYETLAEDANYILQLVGADTSVKFPSSSKTTRTTDDMTAQFFQDISPFYQRRLFNLYKMDYLLFNYSIPSYLRIR; this is encoded by the exons CCGCAGAAGATGGGGTTATGAGATCCACCTGGCAGGGGAAAGCCGGTCGCAGCCCACTCCAGGCCCTGTACGAGAGTGACCAG TTTGAGCAGTCATCACTGCAGGCGGTTCACCAGCAGAGACGTGAGCTGTTGAGCAACATCTGCAACCGTTACACCCGCAAGCGGCGTCTCCTGCGGCCGGATGACTTGCGGCACTTGGTGGTGGATGACACGCATGGGCTGCTCTACTGCTACGTGCCCAAAGTGGCCTGCACTAACTGGAAGCGGGTAATGATGGTCCTGACGGGGCAAGGCAAGTACCGGGACCCACTGGAAATCCCCGCCAATGAGGCCCACGTCTCGTCCAACCTGCGCACCCTCTCCGAGTACAGCATCCCCGAGATCAACCACCGCCTGCGCAGCTACCTCAAGTTCATCTTCGTGCGGGAGCCCTTTGAGCGCTTGGTCTCGGCGTACCGCAACAAGTTCACCCGCAGCTACAACACAGCCTTCCACAAGCGCTACGGGACCAAGATCATTCGGCGACACCGGCAGGAGCCCAGTGACAAGGCCCTGGAGCGCGGGGATGATGTGCGCTTCGAGGAGTTCGTCTACTACCTGCTGGATCCACGGACGCAGCGGGAGGAGCCCTTCAATGAGCACTGGGAGCGGGTGCACTCGCTCTGCCACCCCTGCATCGTCCACTACGATGTGGTGGGCAAGTATGAGACCTTGGCTGAAGACGCCAACTACATCCTCCAGCTTGTTGGGGCTGACACAAGCGTCAAGTTCCCATCTTCATCCAAGACCACCAGGACGACGGACGACATGACGGCCCAGTTCTTCCAGGACATTAGCCCCTTCTACCAAAGGAGACTCTTTAATTTATACAAAATGGACTACTTGCTCTTCAATTACTCCATCCCCTCGTACCTCCGCATCCGatga
- the CHST13 gene encoding carbohydrate sulfotransferase 13 isoform X2, whose product MRSTWQGKAGRSPLQALYESDQFEQSSLQAVHQQRRELLSNICNRYTRKRRLLRPDDLRHLVVDDTHGLLYCYVPKVACTNWKRVMMVLTGQGKYRDPLEIPANEAHVSSNLRTLSEYSIPEINHRLRSYLKFIFVREPFERLVSAYRNKFTRSYNTAFHKRYGTKIIRRHRQEPSDKALERGDDVRFEEFVYYLLDPRTQREEPFNEHWERVHSLCHPCIVHYDVVGKYETLAEDANYILQLVGADTSVKFPSSSKTTRTTDDMTAQFFQDISPFYQRRLFNLYKMDYLLFNYSIPSYLRIR is encoded by the exons ATGAGATCCACCTGGCAGGGGAAAGCCGGTCGCAGCCCACTCCAGGCCCTGTACGAGAGTGACCAG TTTGAGCAGTCATCACTGCAGGCGGTTCACCAGCAGAGACGTGAGCTGTTGAGCAACATCTGCAACCGTTACACCCGCAAGCGGCGTCTCCTGCGGCCGGATGACTTGCGGCACTTGGTGGTGGATGACACGCATGGGCTGCTCTACTGCTACGTGCCCAAAGTGGCCTGCACTAACTGGAAGCGGGTAATGATGGTCCTGACGGGGCAAGGCAAGTACCGGGACCCACTGGAAATCCCCGCCAATGAGGCCCACGTCTCGTCCAACCTGCGCACCCTCTCCGAGTACAGCATCCCCGAGATCAACCACCGCCTGCGCAGCTACCTCAAGTTCATCTTCGTGCGGGAGCCCTTTGAGCGCTTGGTCTCGGCGTACCGCAACAAGTTCACCCGCAGCTACAACACAGCCTTCCACAAGCGCTACGGGACCAAGATCATTCGGCGACACCGGCAGGAGCCCAGTGACAAGGCCCTGGAGCGCGGGGATGATGTGCGCTTCGAGGAGTTCGTCTACTACCTGCTGGATCCACGGACGCAGCGGGAGGAGCCCTTCAATGAGCACTGGGAGCGGGTGCACTCGCTCTGCCACCCCTGCATCGTCCACTACGATGTGGTGGGCAAGTATGAGACCTTGGCTGAAGACGCCAACTACATCCTCCAGCTTGTTGGGGCTGACACAAGCGTCAAGTTCCCATCTTCATCCAAGACCACCAGGACGACGGACGACATGACGGCCCAGTTCTTCCAGGACATTAGCCCCTTCTACCAAAGGAGACTCTTTAATTTATACAAAATGGACTACTTGCTCTTCAATTACTCCATCCCCTCGTACCTCCGCATCCGatga